Sequence from the Bremerella volcania genome:
CCCCAAGGGGCGAGGGGACAAGAAATGGAAAACGCCAAGCAAATAGCTTGGCGTTTTCGCGTGTTGAACTATTCAGCCGGTTAGACCTTACCTTCGGCTGGGACTTCGAAGCCCTTGCGGTAGTCGCGGCTGAGGTACTGGTCGGCCTTTTCGTTGCCGATGAACGTTTCGCTCTTCGGATCGAAGGCCAGCATTGGGCCAAGCGTGACTCCTTCGCTGTCAATGTTCACGCCATTGTCACGAAGATGATCCTGAACGCGTTCCATGGTGGCACGGACGTTTTCAGTCGTCTTGATTGCTTCCATTCGTTCCAGGCATTCCGCTGGCGAAACCTGTTCGCCCATTTGGTACGAGATCAGCCCGGTATGGCACAGAGCGCTGGAAAGGTGACCTTCCAGGATGTCGCCGTTCAAGTGATCGACTTCACGGCTACGGACCGCTTCGACGAAGTTGTTGTAGTGGTTCTGGTCGCCACCACCGTTGAAGTCACGGATCTTGTTGCCATCCTTATCGAAGGCCGAACCGGAATGATACGTGGTCATCACGACGTAGCCATCGGTGCCTTCAAAGATCACGCCGATCTTCGAGCCCTTGTAGCTGACGCTGCTTTCCTTCAGCTTCTTGTCGTAAACCAGGCCGCGAACCTCGAAGACCAACGAACGATCACCGTAGTCGTGCACGACGACCTGGGTGTTCGGCGTGGTACCGGCGTCTTCGTAACCGAAACGACCACCGTAACTGATGACGGCGTTGCTCAGCTCATTCGCATTAAGGCCCCAACGCGCCAGGTCCATCTGGTGGATACCCTGGTTACCGAGGTCGCCGTTGCCAAACGGCATCTGCCAGTGCCAATCG
This genomic interval carries:
- a CDS encoding Gfo/Idh/MocA family protein, which translates into the protein MTIRKTRREFLEDSMFAAAAAAAFAAPTSLIAAEKQSKSPNEKLHVAVVGLNGRGNAHIGGFTNRDDIIITHLCDVDSKFHESKVEGVAKRQDGHKPKFETDIRKVLDDPSVDIVSIATPNHLHSLQAIWALQAGKDVYVEKPVSHNVSEGRRVVEAARKYERICQAGTQSRSNPGMIEAIEFVHSGKIGDVKVARGLCYKPRKSIGPKGNYEPPKTVDYNLWLGPAQMQPVTRPQFHYDWHWQMPFGNGDLGNQGIHQMDLARWGLNANELSNAVISYGGRFGYEDAGTTPNTQVVVHDYGDRSLVFEVRGLVYDKKLKESSVSYKGSKIGVIFEGTDGYVVMTTYHSGSAFDKDGNKIRDFNGGGDQNHYNNFVEAVRSREVDHLNGDILEGHLSSALCHTGLISYQMGEQVSPAECLERMEAIKTTENVRATMERVQDHLRDNGVNIDSEGVTLGPMLAFDPKSETFIGNEKADQYLSRDYRKGFEVPAEGKV